The nucleotide window GCTGACCGACTCTCGGGGGGTACTTCGGTTCATGGTCGTAATTTCCCAGCGCTTGACGGAGCGCGTTGCCGCTTCAAAACAATTCGAGTTCGCCGCTGCTGTCCTGCGTCTCGCTCACGTCCGCGTGAAAGTCCAGCGGCGCGTGCGCGCAGACGCACAGCGTGGCCGCGAGCCGCACGTCGCCATCGAGCGTGATCGCCCACGAGGCCAGATGATTCGGCCTGAGCTGCATGAGGTGCGGCACGCAGCGCCCGCTCAGCACGTAGGGTGTGGACATGCCCAGATCGGGGAAGTGTTCGAGCAACGCCTGGTTGATCGCACCGCAGCACAGGTTGCCGATCTCGAGGAACACTTCGCGAAACGGCTTGTCCTGATCGTCCCGTGAGAAGTAGGCGAGCGTGGCCTCGTCCTCGTCGAAATGCAGCACGAGCAGCATGCGAAAGCCGATGGACGAGATCGTGAGCACGACCACGTTGGCGTGCCGCGCCGCCAGATCGGCGCCGTGCGCGGACGTGTCGGAATTCAACGGCACGATCTCGCACGCGGCGTCGGGCGCGCGGGCGAGACGGGTGTGCACGGCCTTGTGCAGAATGCGTTCGAAACTGTCGCGAGCGTGAGCGCTGATCACAACGGAACCTGCCTGCTTGGGATTGACTAGTGAAGACGGGCGTGCAACTGCTGCGCCAGCGCCTCGACGCTCGACAGCGACGCCGCGATCATCTTGCCGCCGGCCTGAATATCCTGGAACGTCGCCGTGGTCGTCACGTCGTTACGGTGCAGACTGTCGCGGTAACTCTTGGACAGCTCCTCGGAGCGCGTGGCCAGTGCGCGCACTTCGCTCGCGACGATGCCGAAGCCGCGTCCCGCCGCGCCCGCGCGCGCCGCCTCGATGGACGCGTTGAGCGACACGATGAGCACGTGCCGCACGATCGACGCGAGTTCGTGATTCTTCGCGTGCATATCCTGGTTCTGCGTCATGAGCGAGATCATCTGCTCGTGCCAGCGCTCGAAGGTGGCGGCCAGTCCGCGCAGGCGGGCCGCCTCGCCGGCAATACGTTCGGCTTCGCCCTGCCACATCGCCTTGGCTTCGAGCACGGCGGCCTCGGACTTGCGCGCTGCCTGCAAATCCAGTTCGGCCTGCGCGAGCGCCGACTGGTGCGCCGCCATGGCGTCGTCGTGCGCCTGGCTCCTTTCGTCCCGGTCGACGACCGCCACGCGTTCGCGCTCGAGCGCCTGCGCCAGCGCTTCGTCGTGCGTTTTCGCCAGCGCGCGCCAGTGTGCGGTCGCCTGCGCCATGCGCCAACGGTGAACAACCAGAGCCACCATGCCCGCGCCCGCGATTCCCGCGAGGGCTCCCATCAACACCCATTGCACTGCTTGCATACTCACTTCGTCTCCGAAAGCGGCGTGGCGGCAGCGAACCGGCGGGGTCCGCGCCACCGTGCCCGTCGATGCGGTCCGTGGCGCCGGCGTCAGACCGTGCCGGGTTGCGGCATGTCGCCTCGCGATGCCGCCTCGCCAGCCGAGCGCACCGGCGCTGCGAGTACGTCCAGCGCCGGCAGGTCGATCGCATCGGCCGCGACACTGTTCAGGTCGAAGCCGTCAACGACGAGGTTGTCGGGCAGACATACGACCGTCTGGAACTGGCGGAACTCCGCCCCGTTGCGATCGTCCGTGAAGCGAAGTTCGATGCGTCCGTGCTCGCGACGCACGAAGTCCTGCACGGCGTCCATGCCCACGCCGCGCCCGGACACTTCGGTGACCTGCCCGGCCGTCGAGAATCCCGGCCGGAAAATGAACTGCGCGATCTGCTCGTCGCTGACGTATGTCTCGGATGTGATCCAGCCCCGTTGCACCGCGATGGCGCGAATGCGGTGCAGCGCCAGCCCGCGACCGTCGTCGGCGAGCGTGACCTGAAGCATGTTGTGGTCGAGGCCCACTTCGACATCGATGGTGCCCGCCGCCGGTTTGCCTTTCGCGCGCCGTTCCTCGGCGCTCTCCAGCCCGTGGTCCATCGAATTGCGCAGCAAGTGCATGAATACGTCGCGCAGGATGCGCACGGCGGGCGCGCGCAGGCGATAGCCGTTGTCGTCGATACGCACGACGGGGGCCGGCTTGCCCAGCTCGGCGGCAAGCGACGGCAGCGAATCGAGCACCCCGCCCAGCGCCTCGCCCACGCCCTCGGTGCCGAGCAGACGCAGCGTCTGGTGCACCGCGTCGCGCATGGCGACCAGCTGGTGCGGATCGTTCGGATCGGCCGCCTCCAGCATGCGCAGGCTGGCGCGGATATGCGCGCGGTCGACCACCATCGACTGCTCGTCGGCGGCACGGCCCGGGCCCTTGCGGCCAAGGCTCATCTCGTTGATCTGCGCATAGGTGTCGACCGCCTCGCGCACGCGTTCGAGTTCGCGCATCAGGCCGTCCTGATCCCACAGGCGCGCGACGTCGGGCTGGCGCAGTTCGTGATAGCGCTGCTCCGTCTCGTGCACGACGTTAGTCAGGTACTGGAGGTTGTACGTGCGCGCGTTGCCCTTGATGGTGTGCATGTTGCGGAACAGTTCCGCGATGGCCGCGCTGTCGGCCTGGGAATGCTTGCGGATGATGCGCTCGTTCTCGCGGATGAAGCCGGTCGAACTCTCGATGAAGTGATGGAACTTCTCCTGGCTCACGGCGAGAATCTCGCCGATCATCTCCAGACGCTGCTTCTGTTCGTTGGCTTCGGCCGCGAGCTCGCGCAGCTCGGTCACGTCGCGCACGCACAGCATCAGGCGCAGGATCGTGTCGTCCTCGTCGGTGATCGCCGACCATGTGAGATCGAGCTGCTTCACACGGCCGTCGGGCATGCGCTTGCCGATCTCGCCAACGAGCAGGTGTTCGTTGAACGCGAAGTTCATGGCGTCCTGCCCGATGCAGGCGTCGACAGCCGCTTCGACCTGCGAGAGCGCGTCCGCGCCCAGATCGCTGTCGCCGAAGACCAGATCCATCACGCCGCGACCGGCGATGTCCTGCGTCTCGAAGATCGCTTCGAGATAGGCGGAGTACTCACCATGAACCCTCGCGCCGTCGACGACCGTCAGAATGCCCTGCTGCATGTTCTGCAACATGGCCTGTATGTCGGCCGTCTTCTGCTTGAGCTGCGCGGAGCGTTCCTGAATCTTCTCGATCATGCCGTTGAAGGCCACGATCGAATGACCGATTTCGTCCATGCGGCCGACGGGCACGCGACGAGTGAAGTCCTGGCTGTTGGCGATCTCGCTCATCATGGCCTGCATGCGCGAGAGCGGACGCGTGATCTGCCGGTACAGCAGCGCGCCGATGGCGGTGAGCAGCAGGATCGCCAGCCCGGTCACGATGCCGATGGCGGTGGTGGTGGTCGAGAGCGTGTCGTTGAGGGTGGCGATGGCGGCGTCTTTCTGGCGGTTCTTCTCGACCCGGAGCGTATTGACCACGCCTTCGAGTTCGTCGCGGTACTGCGCCACCATCGCGAACAGGTACGCCTGCGCCATCTCCGTCTTTCCCGCCTGCTTGAGCTTCGCGGTGTCGTGGATGGCGTTGAAGTAGTTCTCCACGCTCTCGCGCGCCTGCGTGACGAGCCCCTTCTGGGCGTCGCTCGCGGCCCCGTCGGCCTGGCGGGCGAGCGAGCGGTCGATCTCGCCGCGCAGCGCCTTGAGTTTGTCGAGCGCCTGTTCGACAACGGTCTCGTCCGGTGCGTAGACCAACGTCATGGTCGCGATCTGTACCGCCTTGACCTGCGAGACGAGATCCGCGGAAGCGAGCGCGCTGGGCACCACGCCTTCCGTCACCTGCCGCACCTTCTGCGCACTGGCGCGGGTCTGGTACACCGCATAGCCGCCGATGATCGAGAGCGCGACGAATGTCAGGATCACCAATAGCGTAATTCGATGACGGATGGTCATTGCGTCATTTCCCCGGGTCGCACCGGCGCCCGGTGCCCCGCGTTATCTGACGCAGTCGCCCGGCCGCCGAATTTGTTTGTCGATGCTTCGTGCGCCGTGATTATTGCGGGTGATATGTGACGATTGGATGAATGAATGGAATGTTCATGGAACATCGTGAAAACGAAGTGGCGACCAAGCGACGCGCTCAGCAAAAAAAATGCCACGGCGAAACGCCGTGGCAAGCGAACGGTGATCTCTGAATGCCTGAGCATTGGACTAGCGGCATCCGCATTGCGCTTATGCTGACGTTCGCATATGTCCCTGCGCTTTCAACCATTCTTCGGGATCAGACAAAGCGCCTTGCTGAAGTTGCCACTCGGCGAGCCGTAGTGGTTGCAGAAAACACTGACGCCATATGTACCGAGCGCGTAACACCACCCCGCTCCGCAACTGCCTTGCTCACAAGTGTAGGCATAGTACCCGCCGTTGGCGGCCCACACCTTGGTGTACTCCACCAGCATTGACGCGATCTCGGTGGGGCCGATTCCGCGTCCACCCGGTAGCCCGGCGCGCCACGCAATCGCCTGCGCGGGCGTAATGCCGACCTTGTGATTGTCAACGGTCCCATAGACATTGCTGACTTCGACCTGATAGCTCGCGGTTGTTCCCTTGCTGTCACGAATCGTAATGGTTGCAGTACCATTGCCCTCGCCCACGACCCGCCCGGACTCGTTGACGGTCGCCACCGACGGCTTGCTCGACGAATAGGTGTAGGGCGGTACGCCTCCGGACGCCGCGCGCGTTTGCGAGTTGCCTGGAGGGTACGCCCCCGTGCGCGTCCAGAACGATTTGACCGAAAATCCGTCGAGCACCATCTTGTTCGGGTCTACCGTAATCGGCGGCACCACCTGCATCGTCACGCGAAGTGGCGGGAAGATGACGGCGTCCATGTCATCATCACCGCCGTCGAACGCCACCTTGAACTCGACGCGCAGTTCCGAGTCGTTCCTGAGCGCCGCCAGCCGCGCTCGCGGAATCGCCTGCGCAATACCCGCAGTGACCTCCTCTGCGCTCACTTCATGCCGGGTCAGCAGCACGATGACATCCGGCGTGCCGTTGGCAAGCGTGGCGTGACAGCGCAACCAGACCGTCTGTCCCTCAGCGATCAGCGGCCATGGCACAACGGTGACCTGCGCGTCTCCCGTGAAACTGTCCAGCTTCAACACACCACCTTGCGTCTGTGGAATCACCGGCGTGGGCAATTCGCCCTCTCCGAAGTCGTTGACTGTCAACTCCAGAATGCCGGACGCGTCGTAATTGCCATTTCGCGTCACCACGTAGTTGATCTTTACCGATCGCCCGACGTACGGAATCAGCATGTCTCCCGGCACGGGAATATCCACGCTGCCCGTCGTACTGCCCGGCACTTCGTCGAGAGCGTCGGCGCCGTCCCAAACCAGTTTGATCAGGTCGATGGCGCGCATGTCTTCATATGTCACGCGTACCGTCACACCTTTTTCCGCGTCGATCGGGTCGATTTCGTCGTTCGGTGCCTCCACCACTTCCGGCGCAGGCAACGTCAGGCTGTGCGCGAGCTTCAACGTGCGCTCGCGGAAGGTCACGGCATCGGCCTCGCTGTCGCTGCCGTCGAACGTGACTTTCACCTGAATGCGCAGGTCCGAACCATCGAGCAACTTCTCCAGATCCGAGCGCCGCAATACCCGGTCGAGTGGCTTGCCCACCTCTTCCTCGGTCACCTCATGTCCGAGCTCGAGCGAAATCGTCGTCGAATTTCCGGTGGACTGCGTGCCGAAGACTCGCCACCAGACGCGCTGCCCCACGGCCATCAACGGCCACGTCGGCACGCGCGCTGTTGCGTCCGCCGTGAAGTCCAACAGATTGAGCACGCCGCCGCGTTGCTCCACGACGGTCGGCAACGGCAGATTGCCGGGCAGGAAGTTGTTGATGGTGAGCTCGAGCGCTGGCGAGACGGTCTCGAAGCCGAGGCGGGTCACCGTGTACGACACCAGAATGGTTTCGCCCAGATGAAGCGCAATCTTTGCCGGCGGCACGACGATGTCGACCGATCCCGTCTCGCTGCCGGTGACGGTTGCGAACGACGAGTCAGCATCCCAAGTCAACTGGATCACGTCTTCCGCCTGCATGCCATCGTAACTGATGCGCACGGTGGCGCCTTGCCGCGCATCCACAGGCTTGAGCACGTTGTCGATTGCCTCGACCACCACTGGCGCCGTGAGCGTGGGCAGCTCGATGCCGACACGAAGGTGAAGCACTTCGGACGGCATCACGCGATTGCCACGCTTGATCGTATACCGCACCGGCACTTCGCGACCGAGCCAGGTGTCCACC belongs to Pandoraea pnomenusa and includes:
- a CDS encoding methyl-accepting chemotaxis protein produces the protein MQAVQWVLMGALAGIAGAGMVALVVHRWRMAQATAHWRALAKTHDEALAQALERERVAVVDRDERSQAHDDAMAAHQSALAQAELDLQAARKSEAAVLEAKAMWQGEAERIAGEAARLRGLAATFERWHEQMISLMTQNQDMHAKNHELASIVRHVLIVSLNASIEAARAGAAGRGFGIVASEVRALATRSEELSKSYRDSLHRNDVTTTATFQDIQAGGKMIAASLSSVEALAQQLHARLH
- a CDS encoding MCP four helix bundle domain-containing protein, with the protein product MTIRHRITLLVILTFVALSIIGGYAVYQTRASAQKVRQVTEGVVPSALASADLVSQVKAVQIATMTLVYAPDETVVEQALDKLKALRGEIDRSLARQADGAASDAQKGLVTQARESVENYFNAIHDTAKLKQAGKTEMAQAYLFAMVAQYRDELEGVVNTLRVEKNRQKDAAIATLNDTLSTTTTAIGIVTGLAILLLTAIGALLYRQITRPLSRMQAMMSEIANSQDFTRRVPVGRMDEIGHSIVAFNGMIEKIQERSAQLKQKTADIQAMLQNMQQGILTVVDGARVHGEYSAYLEAIFETQDIAGRGVMDLVFGDSDLGADALSQVEAAVDACIGQDAMNFAFNEHLLVGEIGKRMPDGRVKQLDLTWSAITDEDDTILRLMLCVRDVTELRELAAEANEQKQRLEMIGEILAVSQEKFHHFIESSTGFIRENERIIRKHSQADSAAIAELFRNMHTIKGNARTYNLQYLTNVVHETEQRYHELRQPDVARLWDQDGLMRELERVREAVDTYAQINEMSLGRKGPGRAADEQSMVVDRAHIRASLRMLEAADPNDPHQLVAMRDAVHQTLRLLGTEGVGEALGGVLDSLPSLAAELGKPAPVVRIDDNGYRLRAPAVRILRDVFMHLLRNSMDHGLESAEERRAKGKPAAGTIDVEVGLDHNMLQVTLADDGRGLALHRIRAIAVQRGWITSETYVSDEQIAQFIFRPGFSTAGQVTEVSGRGVGMDAVQDFVRREHGRIELRFTDDRNGAEFRQFQTVVCLPDNLVVDGFDLNSVAADAIDLPALDVLAAPVRSAGEAASRGDMPQPGTV